Below is a genomic region from Spirosoma radiotolerans.
TAAGTATCTGAAAAATAAATAGTTAGCTTGAAGGAGCTGAGTGGTCTATTTTTTTGGGCCATTTCTTGGCATAGCCCCATTGACTGTTTAACATCATATCCCAATTACAATGAGTACTGTCCTGCTTCTCGTCGTATCAGCGTTAGTCTGCTTCGCGCTCTTTTACAAAGCCATCGACTGGTTCGAACACATTTAACGACAAACGAACGGATGAGTGAATCCCGCACACGCTACCGGTCGCTCATTTGCTCTTTCCCTCTCTTATCATGCTGCTAGGCTTATTTATCATCGCACTGCTGGTCTTCGCATACATGCTGTATGTGCTGATTAAACCGGAAAAATTTTAACCTGAACGTCCC
It encodes:
- a CDS encoding potassium-transporting ATPase subunit F encodes the protein MLLGLFIIALLVFAYMLYVLIKPEKF